From the genome of Uranotaenia lowii strain MFRU-FL chromosome 1, ASM2978415v1, whole genome shotgun sequence, one region includes:
- the LOC129738952 gene encoding neuropathy target esterase sws isoform X1 produces MDIVGLVKKSYSDYGTILKDSWYTIIAEELQNNFAWSLSVLLLIVATIFGLYCWRRIYLKKLRDKAAQLLFQMHDPSQLRFRKRDKMMFYGRRMLRKVKSISGQAYGGQGRKRKAVMRFAKRLLMRRDNDTVQLQVVEPPAEYLEEAAEGNDKVPPDALYMLQSIRIFGHFEKPVFLKICKHTEIINLIAGESLIKVGDQDDSVFIVQSGQINVFLNNPDGSSIALKVVRKGESVTSLLSFIDVLVGNTSQYKTVTARAMENSQVIRLPMFAFKEVFDESPDLLVRVIQVIMIRLQRVTITALHNYLGLSTEYIQCSSQRKKVTVPMKNSPGHRRVPSDVQMPSHSLVGGHTNASTVAAGGAGDQVKPDMLADLSDHLGSRRTSALPSEPMEDTVMRAIAIEGFLKELGLKAEDRPFVEDNIVLKEIAPGTTLTHQGRSDDVLLIFVISGGLTIAQYPQEKLGCNEKLDKSENHTVNIYPGDVVGGLAVLTGESSLYTIKAKHYSRVGLLSKEVIYNIMRERPAVVLDIADCIVKRLSPLVRQCDFALDWNFLEAGRAVYRQDENSDCTYIVLNGRLRSVITHSNGKKEIVGEYGKGDLIGIVEMITETTRTTTVMAVRDSELAKLPEGLFNAIKFKYPIVVTQLISLLSHRILGSMQSRPITGSSMPTVPFDTAQQIQHRYSTVAIMGVSEDVPLTAFTYELYHSLSAIGTTLRLTSEVVRKTLGPHIMEQSNEYRLTSWLGQQEDRHNIALYQCDSTFGPWTQRCLRQADVILIVGLGDRPPIIGKLEKEIDRLAIRTAKELVLLHHEGAARPTNTTNWLNMRAWVSRHHHIQCPKRMFTRRSQYRINDLYSKVLMSEPNIHSDFSRLARWLTGNSVGLVLGGGGARGAAHVGMLKAIQEAGIPIDMVGGVSIGAFMGALWCAEKNITTVTQKAREWCKKMTQWGRQLLDLTYPMTSMFSGRDFNQTIRGTFGDVCIEDLWIPYFTLTTDISASCARTHTHGSLWRYVRSSMSLSGYMPPLCDPKDGHLLLDGGYCNNLPADVMRAQGAAHIIAIDVGSQDDTDLTDYGDDLSGWWLLYKRWNPFTSPVKVPNLPDIQSRLAYVSCVRQLQEVKNSDYCVYIRPPIDTYKTLAFGSFDEIKNVGFEHGKSFFEDMAKCGRLSRFNQWSIHNVPQKVTHSLNEYTFVDLAQIVCKVPETYPERGYSSSEDDYYDGYASEPSTIPMSKGASMRIMRTAGSLSLSENEMDSDELEIPVAFKKLQGTATPDRNAASVPLTPEKTPLAGGSTSN; encoded by the exons ATGGATATCGTCGGGTTGGTTAAGAAGTCCTATTCCGATTATGGAACCATCTTGAAGGATTCCTGGTACACAATCATAGCCGAAGAGCTGCAAAATAAT TTCGCCTGGTCTCTAAGCGTCCTTCTGCTGATAGTTGCTACAATTTTCGGACTGTATTGCTGGCGAAGAATATATTTGAAAA AACTTCGAGACAAGGCGGCCCAGCTTTTGTTCCAAATGCATGATCCGTCGCAGCTCCGTTTCCGCAAGCGAGACAAGATGATGTTCTACGGTCGCCGGATGCTGCGGAAGGTAAAATCCATTTCTGGTCAGGCTTACGGAGGACAGGGTCGTAAACGAAAAGCAGTGATGCGGTTTGCCAAACGTCTGCTCATGCGTCGTGACAATGATACGGTCCAGCTGCAGGTTGTTGAGCCACCGGCCGAGTATCTCGAGGAAGCGGCTGAGGGTAACGACAAAGTCCCACCGGATGCGCTCTACATGTTGCAGAGTATTCGAATTTTTGGCCATTTCGAGAAACCggtatttcttaaaatttgtaaacacaCTGAAATCATCAATTTAATAGCCGGAGAATCATTGATAAAAGTTGGCGATCAGGACGACAGCGTGTTTATTGTACAATCCGGACAAATCAACGTGTTCCTAAACAATCCGGACGGAAGCTCCATTGCCTTAAAAGTGGTACGCAAGGGAGAATCTGTCACATCGTTACTGAGCTTCATCGATGTGTTGGTT GGTAATACTAGTCAGTACAAGACTGTAACGGCACGAGCAATGGAAAATTCACAAGTGATACGGCTGCCAATGTTCGCTTTTAAAGAAGTGTTTGATGAAAGTCCTGATCTGTTGGTCAGAGTAATTCAAGTCATCATGATTCGTTTGCAAAGAGTTACTATAACTGCATTGCACAATTATCTAGGTTTGAGTACGGAATATATTCAG TGTTCTTCGCAACGTAAAAAAGTTACTGTTCCCATGAAAAACAGTCCCGGCCATCGGAGGGTTCCATCGGACGTACAGATGCCATCCCATTCTCTGGTAGGTGGGCACACGAACGCATCAACGGTTGCGGCGGGAGGTGCAGGGGATCAAGTGAAACCGGACATGTTAGCTGATTTGTCGGATCATCTGGGCAGCCGTCGTACATCGGCACTGCCAAGTGAACCGATGGAAGACACCGTAATGAGGGCCATCGCAATCGAAGGATTCTTGAAAGAGTTGGGTCTGAAGGCGGAAGACCGCCCCTTTGTAGAAGATAACATTGTGCTGAAGGAAATAGCTCCCGGTACTACTTTAACCCATCAGGGGAGGAGTGAT gatgttttgttaattttcgttATCAGTGGAGGTTTAACGATAGCACAGTATCCCCAGGAGAAGCTGGGCTGCAACGAGAAACTTGACAAATCCGAGAATCACACTGTGAATATCTACCCGGGGGATGTGGTTGGAGGATTGGCAGTATTGACGGGCGAAAGCAGCCTTTACACTATCAAGGCGAAGCATTATTCGCGCGTGGGATTGCTTAGCAAGGAGGTTATTTACAA CATCATGCGTGAACGACCGGCTGTAGTGCTGGATATTGCTGATTGCATTGTGAAGCGACTTTCGCCCCTGGTTCGTCAGTGTGATTTCGCACTTGATTGGAACTTCCTGGAGGCAGGCCGGGCAGTTTATCGGCAGGATGAAAACAGCGACTGTACCTATATAGTGCTCAACGGTCGCCTGCGTTCAGTCATTACTCATTCGAACGGAAAGAAAGAAATCGTGGGCGAGTACGGCAAGGGCGACTTAATCGGCATCGTTGAGATGATAACGGAAACGACGAGAACTACGACTGTGATGGCCGTACGTGATTCCGAGCTTGCCAAACTACCTGAAGGACTTTTCAAtgcaattaaatttaaatatcccATTGTGGTAACTCAACTTATCAGTCTGTTGAGCCACCGTATTTTGGGCTCAATGCAATCGCGGCCAATTACTGGAAGCTCAATGCCAACAGTGCCGTTTGACACTGCTCAACAAATACAGCACCGCTATTCTACTGTGGCCATCATGGGCGTAAGCGAAGACGTACCACTGACAGCATTTACTTACGAGTTATATCATTCGCTCAGTGCCATTGGGACCACATTGCGTCTTACTTCGGAAGTAGTTCGCAAAACTCTTGGCCCCCACATTATGGAACAATCCAACGAGTATCGATTGACCAGTTGGCTAGGCCAGCAAGAAGATCGACACAACATTGCACTGTATCAGTGTGATTCTACCTTTGGACCATGGACGCAACGTTGCTTGCGGCAGGCTGACGTTATACTTATCGTTGGCCTGGGAGATCGCCCACCGATCATTGGAAAACTCGAAAAAGAGATTGATAGACTCGCGATTCGTACGGCCAAAGAGTTGGTTCTCCTGCATCATGAGGGTGCGGCCAGACCCACTAACACCACAAACTGGTTGAATATGCGGGCCTGGGTTTCTCGACACCACCACATCCAGTGCCCCAAGCGTATGTTCACGAGAAGAAGTCAATACAGAAtt AACGATCTTTACAGTAAAGTGCTTATGTCGGAGCCGAACATTCATTCGGACTTCTCACGGCTTGCTCGGTGGTTAACCGGAAATTCTGTAGGGCTAGTGTTGGGTGGAGGAGGTGCTCGCGGGGCCGCTCACGTTGGTATGCTTAAAGCCATCCAGGAAGCTGGAATTCCGATCGATATGGTCGGCGGTGTCAGCATAGGTGCCTTTATGGGAGCCCTGTGGTGTGCGGAAAAAAACATCACAACCGTCACGCAGAAGGCTCGCGAATGGTGCAAG AAAATGACCCAATGGGGCCGTCAGTTGTTGGATTTGACCTACCCTATGACATCGATGTTTTCCGGCAGAGATTTCAACCAAACTATTCGCGGAACTTTTGGCGACGTGTGTATTGAAGATCTGTGGATACCGTACTTCACGCTGACCACTGATATATCGGCAAGCTGCGCTCGGACCCATACTCACG GCTCGCTGTGGCGCTACGTACGCTCATCGATGTCGCTAAGCGGATACATGCCGCCACTGTGCGATCCGAAAGACGGACACCTTCTGCTGGACGGAGGTTACTGTAACAATTTACCAG CGGATGTGATGCGTGCGCAGGGTGCCGCCCACATCATTGCCATCGACGTCGGCTCCCAGGACGATACGGACCTCACCGACTACGGCGACGATCTTTCCGGCTGGTGGTTGCTGTACAAGCGTTGGAATCCGTTCACATCGCCGGTCAAGGTGCCGAATCTACCGGACATCCAGTCACGGCTGGCGTATGTGTCCTGCGTGAGGCAACTTCAG GAAGTTAAAAACAGCGATTATTGCGTGTACATCCGACCTCCTATAGATACGTACAAAACTCTAGCGTTCGGAAGCTTTGATGAGATCAAGAATGTTGGCTTTGAACACGGAAAATCGTTCTTTGAAGATATGGCCAAGTGCGGCCGGCTGTCTCGGTTCAACCAGTGGAGTATACACAATGTTCCACAAAAAGTTACACATTCGTTAAACGA GTATACCTTCGTTGATCTGGCACAAATTGTATGCAAGGTACCGGAAACATATCCAGAAAGAGGGTACTCTTCCAGCGAAGATGATTACTACGATGGGTACGCATCGGAACCGTCGACGATACCGATGAGCAAGGGAGCGTCGATGCGTATCATGCGCACTGCCGGTTCGCTGTCTCTGTCGGAGAACGAGATGGACTCTGACGAGCTCGAAATTCCGGTAGCGTTCAAAAAACTCCAAGGCACGGCTACTCCCGATCGGAATGCCGCCAGTGTTCCGCTGACTCCCGAAAAAACTCCTCTGGCAGGCGGCAGCACCAGCAACTGA